One Microcebus murinus isolate Inina chromosome 10, M.murinus_Inina_mat1.0, whole genome shotgun sequence DNA segment encodes these proteins:
- the LOC142873360 gene encoding 60 kDa heat shock protein, mitochondrial, with amino-acid sequence MLRLPTVLRQIRPVSRALAPHLTRAYAKDVKFGADARALMLQGVDLLADAVAVTMGPKGRTVIIEQSWGSPKVTKDGVTVAKSIDLKDKYKNIGAKLVQDVANNTNEEAGDGTTTATVLARSIAKEGFEKISKGANPVEIRRGVMLAVDAVIAELKKQSKPVTTPEEIAQVATISANGDKEIGNIISDAMKKVGRKGVITVKDGKTLNDELEIIEGMKFDRGYISPYFINTSKGQKCEFQDAYVLLSEKKISSVQSIVPALEIANAHRKPLVIIAEDVDGEALSTLVLNRLKVGLQVVAVKAPGFGDNRKNQLKDMAIATGGAVFGEEGLTLNIEDVQPHDLGKVGEVIVTKDDAMLLKGKGDKAQIEKRIQEIIEQLDVTTSEYEKEKLNERLAKLSDGVAVLKVGGTSDVEVNEKKDRVTDALNATRAAVEEGIVLGGGCALLRCIPALDSLTPANEDQKIGIEIIKRTLKIPAMTIAKNAGVEGSLIVEKIMQSSSEVGYDAMIGDFVNMVEKGIIDPTKVVRTALLDAAGVASLLTTAEVVVTEIPKEEKDPGMGAMGGMGGGMGGGMF; translated from the coding sequence ATGCTTCGATTACCCACAGTGCTTCGCCAGATAAGACCTGTGTCCAGGGCACTGGCTCCTCATCTCACTCGGGCTTATGCCAAAGATGTAAAATTTGGTGCAGATGCCCGAGCCTTAATGCTTCAAGGTGTAGACCTTTTAGCCGATGCTGTAGCTGTTACAATGGGGCCAAAGGGAAGAACAGTGATTATTGAACAGAGTTGGGGAAGTCCCAAAGTAACAAAAGATGGTGTGACTGTTGCAAAGTCAATTGACTTgaaggataaatataaaaatattggagCTAAACTTGTTCAAGATGTTGCCAATAACACAAATGAAGAGGCTGGGGATGGTACCACCACTGCTACTGTACTGGCACGGTCTATTGCCAAGGAAGGCTTTGAGAAGATTAGCAAAGGTGCTAATCCAGTGGAAATCAGGAGAGGTGTGATGTTAGCTGTTGATGCCGTAATTGCTGAACTAAAGAAGCAGTCTAAACCTGTGACAACCCCTGAAGAAATTGCTCAGGTTGCTACGATTTCTGCAAATGGAGACAAAGAAATTGGCAACATCATTTCTGATGCAATGAAAAAGGTTGGAAGAAAGGGCGTCATCACagtaaaggatggaaaaacactGAATGATGAATTAGAAATTATTGAAGGCATGAAATTTGATCGAGGTTATATTTCTCCATACTTTATTAACACGTCAAAAGGTCAGAAATGTGAATTCCAGGATGCCTATGTTCTATTgagtgaaaagaaaatttctaGTGTCCAGTCAATTGTACCTGCTCTTGAAATTGCCAATGCTCACCGTAAGCCCTTGGTCATAATTGCTGAAGATGTTGATGGAGAAGCGCTAAGTACACTTGTTTTGAATAGGTTAAAAGTTGGTCTTCAAGTCGTAGCAGTCAAAGCTCCAGGTTTTGGTGATAATAGAAAGAACCAGCTTAAAGACATGGCTATTGCTACTGGTGGTGCAGTGTTTGGAGAAGAGGGGTTGACCCTAAACATTGAAGATGTTCAGCCGCATGACTTAGGAAAAGTTGGAGAGGTCATTGTGACCAAAGATGATGCCATGCTCTTGAAAGGAAAAGGTGACAAGGCTCAAATTGAAAAACGTATTCAAGAAATCATTGAGCAGTTAGATGTTACAACTAGtgaatatgaaaaggaaaaactaaatgaACGTCTGGCAAAACTTTCAGATGGAGTAGCTGTGCTGAAGGTTGGTGGGACAAGCGACGTTgaagtaaatgaaaagaaagatagaGTTACAGATGCCCTTAATGCTACAAGAGCTGCTGTTGAAGAAGGCATCGTTCTGGGAGGGGGTTGTGCCCTGCTTCGGTGCATTCCAGCCTTGGACTCATTAACTCCAGCTAATGAAGATCAAAAAATTggtatagaaattattaaaagaacaCTCAAAATTCCTGCAATGACCATTGCTAAGAATGCAGGTGTTGAAGGATCTTTGATAGTTGAGAAAATTATGCAAAGTTCCTCAGAAGTTGGTTATGATGCTATGATTGGAGATTTTGTGAATATGGTGGAAAAAGGAATCATTGATCCAACAAAGGTTGTAAGAACTGCTTTACTGGATGCTGCTGGGGTGGCTTCTCTGTTAACTACAGCAGAAGTTGTAGTCACAGAAATTCCTAAAGAAGAGAAGGACCCTGGAATGGGTGCAATGGGTGGCATGGGAGGTGGTATGGGAGGTGGCATGTTCTAA